The Geothrix sp. DNA segment CCTGCTGGACAAGGGCGACATCTACAAGGCCACCTACAAGGGCCTCTACTCCGTCAGCGACGAGGCCTACGTTACCGAGACCCAGGCCAAGGAGCTGCAGGCCCAGGGCTTGGCCCACCAGCTGGTGGAACTGGAGGAGGAGACCTACTTCTTCCGGCTCAGCGCCTATCAGGACCGTCTCCTGAAGCTCTACGAGGAGCGGCCCGACTTCGTGCAGCCGGACTTCCGCTTCAACGAGGTGAAGCGCTTCGTGGAGGGCGGCCTCCAGGACCTCTCCATCAGCCGCACCAGCATCAGCTGGGGCATCCCGGTGCCGGGCGACGAGAAACACGTCATCTACGTCTGGTTCGATGCCCTGCTGAACTACCTGACGGGCTGCCCCGCCAACAGCTGGCCGCCCGATCTGCAGATCGTCGGCAAGGACATCCTCCGCTTCCACGCCGTCTACTGGCCCGCCTTCCTCATGGCCGCGGGCATGTTCCAGCCCACGACCATCCTGGCCCACGGCTGGTGGCTCATGGGCGAGGACAAGATGTCCAAGAGCAAGGGCAACGTGGTGCGCCCGGACACGCTGCTGCGCTTCGGCAACGACGCCCTGCGCTTCTACTTCATGCGCGACATGCAGGTGGGTCACGACCGGGGCTTCAGCTACGAGGGCTTCATGGACCGGCTCAACGCCGACCTGGCCAACGGCCTGGGCAACCTGGCCTCCCGCACGCTGAGCATGATTCAGCGCTACCGGGATGGCATCGTCCCCACCCCTGTCGTGATGGACGCATTGGATCAGGAGATGGCCACGCAGCTGCTGGCGGTCTTCCCCGAGTACCTCGAAAAGGCCCGGGCCAATGACTTCCACGCAGCCCTGAACGCACTCTGGACCTACCTGCGGACTTTGGATGGCTACATCGTCAAGGCCGAGCCGTGGAAGCTGGCCAAGGACCCGGCCAACGATCCCAAGCTGGATGCCGTGCTGGCGAACCTCTACCGGGCCTTGCGCGCGACCGCCCTGCTGGTGGCGCCGGTGATGCCGGAGATCGCGCAGACCCTCTGGGAATCTCTGGGGCACAGCACCAGGGTGGCTGAGACCACCTTCCACGGCTTCGCCCTGGACGGCCCGGCCATCGGTCCCATCGGCGATCCGAAACCCCTGTTCCAGCGCATCGACAAGGAGAAGGAATTGAGCGAATTGGAAGCCACCGCAGCACCTGCCGCTGACGCCAAGCCCACCCTGGATGTGCCGGAGATCCGCGAAGTCGTGGATGCCGACACCTTCTTCAAGGTGGATCTGCGCGTCGGAAAGATCCTCGAGGCCGAGCGCGTCCCCAAGAGCGACAAGCTCATCAAGATGAAGGTCGACATCGGCCTGGAGCAGCGCACCATCGTGGGCGGCATCGGCAAGGCCTACGAACCGGCGGATCTGCTTGAAAAGCTGGTGGTCGTGGTAGCCAACCTGGCGCCCCGGAAGCTCATGGGCATCGAAAGCCACGGCATGCTGCTGGCCGCCAGCGACAACGCCAGCAAGCCCTACCTGGTGGCGCCTCCAAACGACGCCCAGCCCGGGTTCCTGGTGAAGTGAAGCGTCCCGTCTTCGCCTTCGAGGCAGAACTTCTCACCGATGCGCCCTTCGACCACATCGCCGGGCGGCTCCGACGCGAAGGACCGCAGGCCTTCAAGAGTCTCGGCGCGTTGAGCGCCTGGGCCATACCGGAAGACGACTCCGGGCGGTTGGTGTGCCGCTGGGAGCGGATGATTGGGGGCGCAGAAGAGTCCGGTTCACTCACCCTCGCCCCGGACGCCAAAGGCGCCCACCTGCGCCTGGAGGGCCGCATGAGGGGCTGGCCCGCCTTCCTGCTCTTCGGGTTGCTGCGCTGGCGGACGGACCGGCTGCTGGATCGCTTCGTGGAGGAGCTGTGACGGCCGTGCTCTGGATGAAGTCGAGTTGTACCACCTGCCGCAACGCCAAGGCGAAACTGGCGGAGCTGGGCATCGCAGTCGAGATCCGCGACTACTTCAAGCAGCCCCTGGAGGCTGCAGAGCTGGACCGCCTGCTGCCGGCCGACCCCAGTCCCATGCTGGGCACCAAGAGCCCCAGGTACAAGGAACTCGGCCTGAAGGACCGCAAGCTCAGCAAAGCCGAGGCCATCAGCCTGATGGTCGCCGACAACAACCTGCTCAAGCGGCCCATCCTGGTGCACCCCAAGGGTGTGATCATTGGATTCGATGCGGGTGCCTATGCCACCCTGGTCTCCTGAAGGAGGTCCCATGCGCTTCTACAGCTGGAATGTAAACGGCTTCCGCTCAGTCCTGAAGAAGGGCTTCATGGATTGGCTGGAGGAGACGGAGCCGGATGCACTCTCGCTCCAGGAGATCCGCTCCGAGTGGGAAGAGGTGGACCTCGGCGTGCGCCGGCAGCTGGAGAGCGCCTACGACGTGTGCTGGTTCCCCGCCACCAGCAAGAAGGGCTACGCGGGGTCGGCCACGCTCACGAAGAAGGACCTGGGCTTCAAGCACACCAAGGGATTGGGCATCGAGGGCTACGACGCCGAAGGGCGCATGATCGTCTCCCGGAAGGACAAGCTGGTCTTCATCGCGGGCTATTTCCCGAACGCCTCGCAGGGACTGGTGCGGCTGCCCTTCAAGCGCCAGTTCGCCAAGGATCTCGCGGCCATCGTGGCGAAGCATCACAAGGCGGGGGATCAGGTGATCCTCACCGGCGACATGAACGTGGCCCCGGAGGAGATCGATCTGGCCCGGCCCAAGGACAACACCAAGAACCCGGGCTTCACGCCGGAGGAACGCGAGGACTTCAAGCTCTACCTGGGCGCCGGTCTGGCGGACGTGCTGCGGGAGCGGAACCCGACCACACCCGGCCTCTACACCTGGTGGACGGCCCGCGGCGGGGCGCGGGAGCGGAACGTGGGCTGGAGGATCGACCTCTTCCTGGCCAGCCGCGACCTGATGAAGCAGGTGAAGGACGTCCGCATCCATGCCGATGTGCTGGGTTCGGATCACTGCCCCATCAGCCTCGAACTGGCATGAGAAAGGGCCCCGGTCGGGGCCCTTTCCCGGAGCGTCATCCGCCTACTTGATGTTCTTGAGGGAGGGATCCTTCAGCATGTCCTTGGCGGTGGCGGCGTTCTTCCCGTTGGGAGCCAGTTCCACGTACTTCTGCAGGTTGTGCTTGGTGCCTTTGAGGTTGTTCTCGCCGAACTCGACCATGGCCAGGAGGAAGTGCGCCTCGGCATACTTCGGGTCGACTTCGAGGGCCTTGGTCAGGTGGGCCTTGGCCTCCTTGGTCTTCCCCGCATTGAAGGCCTCCACGCCCTTGTTGTAGATCAGGTCCGGGTTCGGCCCCTGGAGGGTCTCGAGCAGGGTGGTGTACTTCTGCTCGGCAGCCTTGTCGGCCTTGGCCTTGCTGGTCTCGATGAGGCCGAGGATCACTCGCTCGTCCTTGGGATTGCGCTCCAGCGCCTTCAGGAGGTAGGGCTCAGCCTCCTCCTTCTTGGAACCGGCCTGGGCGATGCAGATGCCCAGCACGCGTTCGATCTTGAGGAGTTCGGGGGCGAGGTCGGCCTTGGCCTGATCGTCCTTCAACTTGTCCTTGGCTTCCGTGAGCGTCTTGAACGCCTTGTCGACCAGTGGGAGGGCTTCCTCGTACTTCCCCTCGTTGTAGAGCGGAATGGCCGAGTTGAAGGCATCTCGGCCTGCGATATCCAGAGACGCACCAGGATCCTCGGAGCTGGCCTGCTGGCCTCCAGCCGTGAGGGCCTGTGTTCTGGCCTCCGCAGGCGTCAGGAGGGTGATGTTCTTGACGATGACATCTGCGAGCGGAATCTTCACAGGCGATTCCGTGTAGGTGACATAGCCTTCAGCCGTGACCGTCATGGTGAAGTCCTTGGGTTCCAGGCCCACCTGCAGGAAGTTGCCATTCTTGTCCGGAATGAGGTCCTTGCTCCAGTTGCGGTCGACCCGCTTGAGGTTGACCTTGGAACCGGGGATGGGCTTGCCCTCCTTGTTGAGGACCTTTCCGGAAATCCGGCCGGTCTGTTCTGCGTGGACCGATAGGCAAATGGCGGGGAGCATAAGCGCGAGAGCGAGGCGTCGCATGGGTCTTCCTCCAACCCCATCATCGTTCCACAGGGCTGCGTTTATACCGAGTGCTTTTCGTCAAAAATAGCCCTCACCAGAGACGATAGGCCCGGGAAGGGGCGCGAATCCGGGCCGGATGCAGGAAAATTCGGGCTGTGGTAGGCTTCCCCGCAGACAAGTCCTGAAAGTGTTCGAGGTAGCCCATGACTCCAGCGGTGCCGGAAGCCTCCTTGACGGCCCTGATGCACCTTCTGACCGAACAGGCTCTGCTGTCGATGGGCGTTCCACATCCGATGGTGAAGGAGGCCCCTCCTGCGAACCCTGCGGTGGCAAGGTTCTACGTCGACCTTCTCAGCGTGCTGAAGGAGAAGACGGAGGGATCGCGGTCGGAAGCTGAAACCGCCCAGCTGGAGGAAATCCTCTACCAGCTGCGCATGCGCGTGATGGATCTCAAACCTGCGGCGGACACGCCCGCGGCCCCGAAGTCATGAGCGGCAGGAGGATCAGCATGGGATTCTTGCAGGCCTTCCGGACGGCTCTCCTGTTGGCCACCATGGTCGCGTCTCTCGCTGCGGCGCCTTCGGTTCCGGCGGCCCGACCCGTGCCGCTGGCCCCCCCCCTGGCATCTTCCGTGAACGACCCGGTGCCGGCCATCGCGCTCAGCCACCGGGCACGGCATCTGATGGCCGCCCTCGCCAAGGGCGATGCGGAGGCTGTCCGTGCGGCGCAGCTGGAAGTCGAGGCCCTCCGCCGGACCTACTCCACGCTGGATGTGGCCCCCCTGGTCGAGGCCATGGCCCTCTGGGCCCGCAAACAGGGCATGGATGGAAACGTGGCCCTGGGGCTGGAGGGACTGCAAGCCGTCGAGCGCTGGGCCCCGGAACACCCGACCCTGCTGGGTACGCGCATCACCCTCATGAGGCAGCAGGGGATCCAGGGCTGGCTCTGGAGTTTCCCCGACCTCCTGAGGCTGACCCGGCATCGCATGGAACACCCAGCCCATCGTTGGCTCTGGATGGTCCAGCACCTCGGCATGCTCCGTCTCGCCGCGACCCTGCTCCTCTGGGGCTGGGCCCTGACCATGGGCCTCCGGTACCGCAACGTCCTCCGGCACCTGTGGGAGGAACCTCTCAAGCGCCGGGGCGTTTCCCCGATCCTAGCCGCCCTCCTGGGGGCCCTGATCCTGACCGCGCCCGTCATCCTGGGCCTGGACCCGATGGTGGCGGCCATCCTCTGGCTCTTCCTGCTCGCCCCCTTCCTGCTCGCCGCCGAGGTGAAGGTGACGGCCTTCATCCTGGTGCTGCAGCTGGTCCATCCGGCCCTGGCCGCCCTCGAACCCTGGGCCGCCCGGGAACCCCAGCCCAGCCTCATGACGCTGCAACTGCAGCCCCAGGTCCAGCCGATCTCCCCATCGACCCTCCGGCTGCTTCCGCCCTCCGACCAGGCCTTCCTGGCCGGCTGGAGCCAGCTGCAGAACCAGGACTGGAAAGCTGCAGAGACCACCTTCCAGGGCTTGGTAGGTCGGCACCCCGACCAGGCCGCCGTACTCAACAACCTCGGTGTGGCCAAGTGCCAGTCGGGCGATGGGCCCGGCGCCGACAAGGCCTTCGAGATGGCGCTCCTGGCCGGGCCGAAGATGGAGGTCCTGCTGAACCAGAGCATCCTCGCCTTCAACCGGTTGGATACCGCCCAGGGGGCCTCCAAGCGGGATGATGCCCAGGCGGCCGCACCTGAGGCCTACGCGCTTCTGATCGCGCTGAACGACGCGCAGAAGGAAGTCCGGACCTATCCGATCCCCCTTCCGGACACGCCGGAGCGGGTGCAGGCCCTGGCGGAAGCCGCCGGGGGAAGCCGGGGGGTCGAGGCCTTCCGCCTCACGGAACGAGCCTTCCTGTTCGCCCTGCTGCTGCCCATCCTCGGCCTCATCGCCTTCCTCGCGCGAGTCAGGGCCAGCGTCCGCATGGCGCATCCGACCCAGTGCGTCCGCTGCGGCGAGCCGTTCCACACCACGGACAGCCCTGATACCGAGGTCTGCCAGAAATGCCACCACCTCTTCGTCCTGCGGGACGGCCTCCACGCGGAGAACCGCCGGAAGAAGCTCGACGAGGTGGCGGGCCACCAGCAGGCCACGCGCTGGATGCACAAGTCGCTCATCGTCCTGCTGCCCGGTTGCGACCTCTCCTTCCTGGGAGAGACCCGCGAAGGGCTGGTCGAGTTCCTGCCCTTCTGCCTGGCGGTGGGGATGGTTCTCGCCACAGGCCGCTCGGTGCGCTATCCCGGTGAGATCCTGGCGGATCCCACCTCCACCTGGCTGGCCGTGGGTGCCGCCCTCGTGGCCCTCTACTACGTCCGCTCCTGGCTGAAGCTCGTCTTGAGGAGGGTCTGACATGGCGCTGGAAGGATCCCTCCGGGACTTCGACCTCTTCTCCCTGTTCAACATGATCAAGATCCAGGGGAAGAACGGCACCCTGGTGCTCTCTCAGGGCCAGGAGTTCGTCAAAGTCTTCTTCGAGAACGGCGAGATCGTGGGTTGCGATTCGAACCAGGTCCGCATGGAAGACCGGCTCGGCACCATGCTGGTCCGCCTTGGGCGCCTGACGGGTGAGGAACTCCTGGGCATGGTCCAGGTCCAGCGTCAGACCCTCAAGCGCATGGGAACCCTCCTGCTGGAAAGCGGCAAGGTCACGCCTTCGGATCTGCAGGACGCCCTGTTCAACCAGGCCACGTCGATCCTCCATCGCACCTTCCGGTGGGTGGAGGGCGACTACCGCTTCGATTCCATGCTGCCGCCGGACCTCGACCGCGACCATTTCGTCCCGATCCCGGTGGACACCGTGCTGATGGAGGCGGCCCGGATCCAGGACGAGTGGCCGGAGGTGGAGCGGCGCCTGCCCGGCATGGACGTGCCACTTGGCAAGTCTCCGCGCGCCCAGTCCCTCCACCTCGACATCGACCGGGACGTGTCGTCCGTTCTGGACGGCAAGGGGCAGATGCAGCACGGAACCTCCGGGCTCACCCATGAGCAGGAGATGGTGCTCTCGTATTTCGACCATGCCCAGGCCATCAAGGATGTGGTCCAGGTCAGCCGCTACGAGGAACTGGATACTTGCAAGGCCATCGCCGACCTCATCGAAGCCGGATTGCTGGAACCCATCACCGGCGACGCCCCGAAGGTGGTGCGCCCCTGGGTGGTGGATGGCCATCCCGATCTGGTGCCCGGGGAATGGGAGGCCAGCCGCTTCCTCTGGCCCATCGTGGCCCTGGCGTTCGTGGTGCCTCTCGCCCTGTATGTTCCCCACCATCGCGGTTCCATGAACATGGGACTCGCCAGCCTCCAGCCCGTGGACGTGCGGGTGGTGCCCGAGGGGCCGACGCGGCTCCGGCAGGCCTGGGCCCTGCGGTTGGCCTCGCCGAAGGACGGTGGTGTCATGCTGGCCAAGGCCCTGGGACGCCCCCTGGATGGAATGAACCCCGTCCCGGACCTCTCGAAATTCCCGGATCCCATGGCCCAGCCGGTCGCGCCGCCTCCGGAACCTGCCCCCACCCCCAAGAAGTAAGGATTTCCGATGTTCGTGCACCAGCGCCAGGGTTCCCTGGAGGTGATCTGCGGTCCCATGTTCTCCGGCAAGTCCGAGGAACTCATCCGGCGCATCAAGCGGGCCATCATCGGCAAGCAGAAGGTCCAGGTCTTCAAGCCGGCCCTGGACGACCGCTACGATGCCTCCGCCATCGCGAGCCACAGCCAGCGCAAGCACGAGGCCATCCCGGTGAAGGACACCGTGGAACTGGCCCGCCTTCTCGATCCCGAGGCGCAGGTGGTGGCTCTGGACGAGGTGCAGTTCATGGACGAGGGGCTCATCCCCATCATCGAGGACCTGGCCAACCGCGGCGTGCGCGTCATTGCCGGGGGGCTCGACCAGGACTCGAACGGCGAACCCTTCGGCATCATGCCGCTGCTGCTGGCAAAGGCGGAGTATGTCACCAAGCTGCAGGCCATCTGCATGGTCTGCGGAGCCCTTGCCGGCCGCACCCAGCGCATGGTGCACACCGGCGGCCAGGTGCTGGTGGGTGCCGCGGAAGCCTACGAGGCCCGCTGCCGCCACTGCCACGAAGTGCCCCACGCCACCGGGGACCGGCTGCTCGAGGATCTTACCCAGAGGTCGTGATTTTCCAGATCGTCAAGCTGATCGCCGACATGACAGGCATCCTCCCCGTGGAACGGGATGGGCCCCTGGCCTGGCTTTGACGCAGCGGTAGACTGGCTCCGGCGCGCTGCTGCAGCGCTGTTTCCACCCATCCATCGCCCGAGGCTTCAGGGCACACCAGGAGGTCCCCATGGCTGGCGCCTACGCCACCTTCACCCACATCACCGACTACATGGGCTTCGAGGGCCTGCTCACCGACGAGGAGCGGATGATCCGCGAGTCGGCCCGCAAGTTCATCAACGCTGAAGTCCTGCCCATCATCGAGCAGCACGCCCAGGCCCAGACCTTCCCCAAGCACCTCATCCCCATGATGGGTGAGTTGGGCTTCTACGGTCCCTCGCTGCCGGAGGAATACGGCTGCATGGGTGTCTCCAACGTGGCCTATGGCCTCCTGATGTACGAGCTGGAGCGCGGTGACTCTGGCCTGCGCTCCTTCGCTTCGGTGCAGGGCAGCCTGGTCATGTGGCCCATCTACGCCTACGGCAGCGAGGAGCAGCGGAAGCACTGGCTGCCCAAGTTGGCGACTGGCGAGAAGGTCGGCTGCTTTGGCCTCACCGAGCCCGACTTCGGCTCAAACCCTGGCGGCATGCTCACCAAGGCCGTGCGCGAGCCCGGCGGCAAGTGGCGCATCAACGGCACCAAGATGTGGATCACCAATGGGACCGTCGCCGACGTGGCCGTGGTCTGGGCCCAGACTGAGGATGGCATCCGCGGCTTCCTGGTCGAGAAGGGCACTCCCGGCTTCAGCGCCCCCGAGATGAAGGGCAAGTGGAGCCTGCGGGCCAGCACCACGTCGGAGCTCGTCCTCGAGGACGTGATCGTGGACGAGGCCAAGTCCCTGCTGCCCAACGTGAAGGGCCTTAAGGGCCCCCTGGGCTGCCTCACCCAGGCCCGCTACGGCATCGCCTGGGGCGCCCTGGGCGCCGCGGACGCCTGCTACCAGTGCGCGCTCGATTACGCGAAGAGCCGCATCCAGTTCGACAAGCCCATCGCCAGCTACCAGCTGCAGCAGGAAAAGCTGGCCTGGATGGTCACCGAGCTCACCAAGGGACAGCTGCTGGTCCACCAGCTGGGCCGCCTCAAGGACGCCAAGACCTACACCACCGCCCAGGTCTCCATGGCGAAGATGAACAACGTGAACGTGTCTCTCGAGATCTGCCGCAAGGCCCGCACCATCCTCGGCGCCAACGGCATCCTGGACGAGTACCCCATCATGCGCCACATGGCCAACCTCGAAAGCGTCTACACCTACGAGGGCACGCACGACATGCACACCCTCATCATCGGCCAGGAGGTCACGGGGATTCCGGCTTACCGCTAAAGGTTTGTTCTGACGCAGAAAAGCGGGCCATCCGGCCCGCTTTTCTGCGCAAGGGTGGAGACGGTTTAGTCAATTCGCCTTCTCCGTTCGCACCACCAGCACGTCGCAGGGCGCCAGGCGCACCACCCGGGCGGCGGTGCTGCCGAAGAGCAGGCGCTCCAGGGTGGAGTGGCCCACCTGGGCCACCACCAGCAGGGTCTTCGGATCGGCCTCGGAGACCAGCTCCTCCGCCGGGCCACCCCATTTCACGATGACGGAGGCCCCGGGGAAGGGCTTGACCCAGCCCTCCAGCTGCTCCCGGGCGTGGTCCTCCATGGTGTGCAGCCAGGCGGGGTCGGGCAGGGCGATCTGGGCCTCAGGCAGCATGGGCGCCGGGGGCTGAAGGACGTGCATGGCCACCAGGGGCACGCCGCACTGGGCGGCCCAGCTGCCGGCCCGCTCCAGGGCCTGCTTCGAGGCCTCGGAGAAATCCACCCCCACCAGCACCCGCGTGATCATGGCGACCTCCCGTCGGACACCCCAAAGATAAGTCATGGGTCTTCAATGAACCTGGATTTTTTCAACCCGGGGCTTGAAATACGAGTTGCAACACCTATACTGGAATCCGGGAGGCACCATGATCACGCTTCGACCCGCCGAATCCCGGGGCCACATCGATTTCGGATGGCTGGACACACACCACACCTTCTCTTTTGGCGACTACTTTGACCCCGAGCACACCCAGTTCCGGGCCCTGCGGGTCCTGAACGAGGACCGTGTCCAGCCCGGCAGGGGCTTCGGCACCCACAGCCACCGGGACATGGAGATCCTGACCTGGGTGCTCTCCGGGGCCCTGGAACACCGGGACAGCCTGGGCACCCACGGCGTCATCCGGCCCGGTGAAGCCCAGGTCATGAGCGCGGGCACCGGCATCCGCCACAGCGAGTTCAATGCCTCGGCCGCGGAGCCGGTCCACTTCCTCCAGATCTGGATCCTGCCGGAGCGGCAGGGCCTGGCGCCCCGCTATGACCAGGTGGCCTTCCAGGAAGCGGATCTGCGCAACCACCTGCACTTGATCGCCAGTCCCGATGGCGCCGATGGCTCCGTCCGGCTGTTCCAGGACGTGAAGGTCTTCGCCGCCCGCCTGGATGCGGGGCGCGAGATCGAGGCCACGATCCCACCAGGTCGGGCGGGCTTCCTCCAAGTGGCCGCCGGGTCCGTCACGCTCCAGGGGCGGACCCTGAACGCCGGGGACGCCGCGCGCATCGAAGGTGAGCCCTCTCTTGCCGTGGTGGCCGGAGTGCCCGCCGAGATCCTGTTCTTCGACCTTGCCTGAGGAGCCATCCATGAGCCCCAAACCCGTTGCCTCCCTTGTGACCGGACTGCCCACGCAGGACGGGAACCGCGTGCCCCTGGTCCGTCTGGTGCCCGGCCGGGGCCAGCATGGCACCGAGGCTTTCCGCGCCATGGACCCCTTCCTGCTCATGGACCACTTCGGACCCATGGTGCTGCCGCCGGGCACGGATGCGGGCTTCCCGCCCCACCCCCACCGGGGCTTCCAGACCCTCACCTACCTGATCCAGGGCGCGTTCAAACACCGGGACAGCACAGGCGGCTCCGGCCTGCTGCGGCCCGGTGGCGCCCAGCTCATGAATGCGGGCGCAGGCATCGTCCACGAGGAGATGCCGGTGCCTGAGCACCTGGAGACGGGCGGGCCCATCGAGGGCGTCCAGCTCTGGATCAACCTGCCGAAGGCGGACAAATGGAGCCAGCCCGGCTACACGGACCTGCAGCCCGAGAGCATGCCCTGGACGGTCCTTCCGGGCGGCCGCATCCGCGTGTTGGCGGGCTCTTGGGCCGGCGTCACCGGCCCGGCCCGCACTCCCGCCCGGATCGCCTACGCGCACCTGGAGCTGGCGGCTGGCGGGCGCTTCCAGCAGACCATTCCGGAAGGCTGGACGGCGGCCGTGGTGCCCCTGCACGGTTCGGTCCGCCTAGAAGGCACTGAGGTGCCTGCGGACACCGTGGCCCTGCTGGGGAACGGCGAATCCCTGGCGCTGGAGGCCCTCACGCCCGTGAGCCTCATGCTGCTGGCGGGCGAGCCGCTCCGCGAGCCCATCGCCCACTACGGCCCCTTCGTGATGAACACCCGGGAGGAACTTGAGCAGGCGGTCCTGGACTACCAGCAGGGACGCATGGGCCACCTGGACTGAACTTCA contains these protein-coding regions:
- a CDS encoding arsenate reductase family protein, encoding MTAVLWMKSSCTTCRNAKAKLAELGIAVEIRDYFKQPLEAAELDRLLPADPSPMLGTKSPRYKELGLKDRKLSKAEAISLMVADNNLLKRPILVHPKGVIIGFDAGAYATLVS
- a CDS encoding pirin family protein, which translates into the protein MITLRPAESRGHIDFGWLDTHHTFSFGDYFDPEHTQFRALRVLNEDRVQPGRGFGTHSHRDMEILTWVLSGALEHRDSLGTHGVIRPGEAQVMSAGTGIRHSEFNASAAEPVHFLQIWILPERQGLAPRYDQVAFQEADLRNHLHLIASPDGADGSVRLFQDVKVFAARLDAGREIEATIPPGRAGFLQVAAGSVTLQGRTLNAGDAARIEGEPSLAVVAGVPAEILFFDLA
- the metG gene encoding methionine--tRNA ligase; translation: MSKPFYVTTPIYYVNDRPHIGHTYTTVLADVIARFHRMRGEQVFFLTGTDEHGQKVEKAAAARGITPKQLADEVVANYTELWKQMGMTHFRFIRTTDQDHKDQVQRLFKRLLDKGDIYKATYKGLYSVSDEAYVTETQAKELQAQGLAHQLVELEEETYFFRLSAYQDRLLKLYEERPDFVQPDFRFNEVKRFVEGGLQDLSISRTSISWGIPVPGDEKHVIYVWFDALLNYLTGCPANSWPPDLQIVGKDILRFHAVYWPAFLMAAGMFQPTTILAHGWWLMGEDKMSKSKGNVVRPDTLLRFGNDALRFYFMRDMQVGHDRGFSYEGFMDRLNADLANGLGNLASRTLSMIQRYRDGIVPTPVVMDALDQEMATQLLAVFPEYLEKARANDFHAALNALWTYLRTLDGYIVKAEPWKLAKDPANDPKLDAVLANLYRALRATALLVAPVMPEIAQTLWESLGHSTRVAETTFHGFALDGPAIGPIGDPKPLFQRIDKEKELSELEATAAPAADAKPTLDVPEIREVVDADTFFKVDLRVGKILEAERVPKSDKLIKMKVDIGLEQRTIVGGIGKAYEPADLLEKLVVVVANLAPRKLMGIESHGMLLAASDNASKPYLVAPPNDAQPGFLVK
- a CDS encoding acyl-CoA dehydrogenase family protein; amino-acid sequence: MAGAYATFTHITDYMGFEGLLTDEERMIRESARKFINAEVLPIIEQHAQAQTFPKHLIPMMGELGFYGPSLPEEYGCMGVSNVAYGLLMYELERGDSGLRSFASVQGSLVMWPIYAYGSEEQRKHWLPKLATGEKVGCFGLTEPDFGSNPGGMLTKAVREPGGKWRINGTKMWITNGTVADVAVVWAQTEDGIRGFLVEKGTPGFSAPEMKGKWSLRASTTSELVLEDVIVDEAKSLLPNVKGLKGPLGCLTQARYGIAWGALGAADACYQCALDYAKSRIQFDKPIASYQLQQEKLAWMVTELTKGQLLVHQLGRLKDAKTYTTAQVSMAKMNNVNVSLEICRKARTILGANGILDEYPIMRHMANLESVYTYEGTHDMHTLIIGQEVTGIPAYR
- a CDS encoding DUF4388 domain-containing protein, with product MALEGSLRDFDLFSLFNMIKIQGKNGTLVLSQGQEFVKVFFENGEIVGCDSNQVRMEDRLGTMLVRLGRLTGEELLGMVQVQRQTLKRMGTLLLESGKVTPSDLQDALFNQATSILHRTFRWVEGDYRFDSMLPPDLDRDHFVPIPVDTVLMEAARIQDEWPEVERRLPGMDVPLGKSPRAQSLHLDIDRDVSSVLDGKGQMQHGTSGLTHEQEMVLSYFDHAQAIKDVVQVSRYEELDTCKAIADLIEAGLLEPITGDAPKVVRPWVVDGHPDLVPGEWEASRFLWPIVALAFVVPLALYVPHHRGSMNMGLASLQPVDVRVVPEGPTRLRQAWALRLASPKDGGVMLAKALGRPLDGMNPVPDLSKFPDPMAQPVAPPPEPAPTPKK
- a CDS encoding carboxypeptidase regulatory-like domain-containing protein is translated as MRRLALALMLPAICLSVHAEQTGRISGKVLNKEGKPIPGSKVNLKRVDRNWSKDLIPDKNGNFLQVGLEPKDFTMTVTAEGYVTYTESPVKIPLADVIVKNITLLTPAEARTQALTAGGQQASSEDPGASLDIAGRDAFNSAIPLYNEGKYEEALPLVDKAFKTLTEAKDKLKDDQAKADLAPELLKIERVLGICIAQAGSKKEEAEPYLLKALERNPKDERVILGLIETSKAKADKAAEQKYTTLLETLQGPNPDLIYNKGVEAFNAGKTKEAKAHLTKALEVDPKYAEAHFLLAMVEFGENNLKGTKHNLQKYVELAPNGKNAATAKDMLKDPSLKNIK
- a CDS encoding universal stress protein yields the protein MITRVLVGVDFSEASKQALERAGSWAAQCGVPLVAMHVLQPPAPMLPEAQIALPDPAWLHTMEDHAREQLEGWVKPFPGASVIVKWGGPAEELVSEADPKTLLVVAQVGHSTLERLLFGSTAARVVRLAPCDVLVVRTEKAN
- a CDS encoding exodeoxyribonuclease III; this encodes MRFYSWNVNGFRSVLKKGFMDWLEETEPDALSLQEIRSEWEEVDLGVRRQLESAYDVCWFPATSKKGYAGSATLTKKDLGFKHTKGLGIEGYDAEGRMIVSRKDKLVFIAGYFPNASQGLVRLPFKRQFAKDLAAIVAKHHKAGDQVILTGDMNVAPEEIDLARPKDNTKNPGFTPEEREDFKLYLGAGLADVLRERNPTTPGLYTWWTARGGARERNVGWRIDLFLASRDLMKQVKDVRIHADVLGSDHCPISLELA
- a CDS encoding thymidine kinase, which encodes MFVHQRQGSLEVICGPMFSGKSEELIRRIKRAIIGKQKVQVFKPALDDRYDASAIASHSQRKHEAIPVKDTVELARLLDPEAQVVALDEVQFMDEGLIPIIEDLANRGVRVIAGGLDQDSNGEPFGIMPLLLAKAEYVTKLQAICMVCGALAGRTQRMVHTGGQVLVGAAEAYEARCRHCHEVPHATGDRLLEDLTQRS
- a CDS encoding DUF1844 domain-containing protein, which translates into the protein MTPAVPEASLTALMHLLTEQALLSMGVPHPMVKEAPPANPAVARFYVDLLSVLKEKTEGSRSEAETAQLEEILYQLRMRVMDLKPAADTPAAPKS
- a CDS encoding tetratricopeptide repeat protein, which translates into the protein MGFLQAFRTALLLATMVASLAAAPSVPAARPVPLAPPLASSVNDPVPAIALSHRARHLMAALAKGDAEAVRAAQLEVEALRRTYSTLDVAPLVEAMALWARKQGMDGNVALGLEGLQAVERWAPEHPTLLGTRITLMRQQGIQGWLWSFPDLLRLTRHRMEHPAHRWLWMVQHLGMLRLAATLLLWGWALTMGLRYRNVLRHLWEEPLKRRGVSPILAALLGALILTAPVILGLDPMVAAILWLFLLAPFLLAAEVKVTAFILVLQLVHPALAALEPWAAREPQPSLMTLQLQPQVQPISPSTLRLLPPSDQAFLAGWSQLQNQDWKAAETTFQGLVGRHPDQAAVLNNLGVAKCQSGDGPGADKAFEMALLAGPKMEVLLNQSILAFNRLDTAQGASKRDDAQAAAPEAYALLIALNDAQKEVRTYPIPLPDTPERVQALAEAAGGSRGVEAFRLTERAFLFALLLPILGLIAFLARVRASVRMAHPTQCVRCGEPFHTTDSPDTEVCQKCHHLFVLRDGLHAENRRKKLDEVAGHQQATRWMHKSLIVLLPGCDLSFLGETREGLVEFLPFCLAVGMVLATGRSVRYPGEILADPTSTWLAVGAALVALYYVRSWLKLVLRRV